In a single window of the Candidatus Flexicrinis proximus genome:
- a CDS encoding Ig-like domain-containing protein, whose protein sequence is MAKHWMTRVLRNYLTVLILLFSFSAAFQAQRVLTPPTSPGQSPSEFRAFDDTSRLPSSLRDTELLQNGGFETADASASGAANWTGVSLLSLSKRVCNRVGHPTKPDKFVAHSGECAFQFFAEITNVRRVLKQVALPMGVANDTLTLTYWAEGAAVTGSFRAKLIVTYDDATKEKLSLPASSGTFPYAQFSGTMTLDKPVTKTLVKLIAGGAGRIYVDDLSLMHAPFEFAPTANDDPFAVTLGTINTSHNVATNDNLANPVATVTSFGSGSLGGAVTDNAAGATVLIPGSGGVTVTLAASGALTVDATAATPGAYTFDYQLTNSAGFDTATVTLNIQEGPVANDDTFVMLVGSPLGGDLNNANGGSADSLGVPPGSISSFGGGSLGGSVTDNPGGATVALAGGLLTVQTDGNFGLVSTTQTGLFTFEYRLTNAAASDDATVTFEIRKAPIAVDDGNYTVGTGQTLIITAADPNDLLDNDDRGFPLATLATFGGGSLGGAVTTNSAGVTVPLAGGSLTVNADGSFSLSTPTLPGTYTFEYRLNNVVSFDDGLVTVQVQASPVAQDDTLIMLAGSTFNGDLLIDNGAGPDSPGVPAYNNLTFGGGNLGGFVTDNPAGSSVAFAGGTLTVNLDGTVSLVNPTLPGLYTFQYRLSSAIPAFDDATVAFEVRKAPIAVDDGTYTMGTGQTLTITPADPNDLLDNDDRGFPLANLATFGGGSMGGTVADNAAAASVVFAGGTLTVNGDGSFTLAAPSLPGTYTFLYRLNNGVGSSDATVTIEVQQSPVAQDDAFSMLISDTLNGDLTADNGNGTDTPGVPAFNSLTFGGGDVGGTITTNTAPASVALAGGTLQVNADGSFSLTNPTMTGSFTFQYRLSNTIPAFDDATVTILVGTAPIAMNDSIDALVGSNVSYGVGKLFQNNGFGPDLLGIPAGDIVSFGAGSILGSTLVTDFADGATTPAGSFAGGELRVNADGSLTIFDPTLTGNFTFQYRLQNAFGFDDGTVTVSVYEAPVAQNDVFQFFYTVDQSAPNSLFASNGFGPDNLGFPSATIAFYGAGSLGGSVIDHAAGTSAPLAGGILTVNGNGSWSLTGALFTPGLYTFQYFLQNLASSSVATVTLNIVRAPDAVDDLAFTVASGGSFNFVPPDDLLVNDDRGFPLADVVSYGGGDAGGDITTFAANTSTSNFPGYAPGSGFLQINGAGTGIFTPPMLPSPFCGEFDFAYRLANSIPASDDAAVRVTVTCLPVANDDAFNVLVGAPLTGDLNDANGGSADILGFPVATISTFGGGSLGGTVADNAAGASVALAGGTLTVNADGTFSLNGTSVPGDYSFQYQLSSALPASDLATVTIQVRQTPVAVDDLTYAIGSGSTLTFTLANGVLFNDTVGYPVATVESFGGLDAGGTVTTNPAGTMLTPLGGDDGHLRIFADGTGTFEARTSPGRFCGSFDFQYRLSNGVSFDDANVSIAVACPPVARDDTFNSGFTPGVNGVGLTGDLNSDNGHGADSLSAPAATITSFTLGTVGTPVAFAGGTITVNADGTFTLVDADTPGTHTFNYTLSNLAGSSSALVTFVIDAPPQVFSTTPADAATLIPRDTNITIDFTEQVNIAAGGVTVTCGAGALAFAPSLPVAATDPLVINPAADLPANTVCTVTVLSASVADSDTNDAPNNLDGDNSGVEGGDFVFSFQTRPEAVDDTYNVTPHLTFDSTTPAFSVRDNDIPASVAITGFGPTSGTANGTAANGTNFITAGGAGGRVVLNADGTFLFYPDRLDSNTATTFFYTVTGGDTAQVTLNIQNQELIWFVDNDATGTVCLPSNANLGTQACPEDTLREITGHGLSSTPSIDTANDTIFIRNDGDDAPYLCGVPLESGEKIIGDGTSVAGETLASLSGVTPVNGSSLPSFSGSDPTFTDGAGSCLLINANNTMRGFTIGSTVSYALFSSVANIGTTSIRDVSINGANGLWILGSAGTLNAEFNTLTSNGSNIAVLNGIGGTITNSLASSITTTTGSISITGSDPSWTYTGNVTKTGAGRLVSINGTTGGTLAFPGTLTQDVTTPTNGILIDNQTGGTVSFGTINLGQTNPISGTGVTITDGSSTSTVNLGTLNLRQVGGATSVVITEYDGTVTSTAGTVSSTNIQAININGPVGLTTLGMTLTSVSSNGGANGISIQDTNGSFTVTGNGTTDASGGTIQNITNRGGSFISATNISLSNMNFINANTFDNAEPAEPAVALGNNASVNGALHFATVTGVTLDNLNITSSVQQGINGHTVNNFTLRNSALLNLGTGADEDGLHFFNMLGTNEITNTTITSSGDDNVNIQNNSGTSTITITGGSFNTGVLGSGLLFGPRGTNTTTINISGVTSNNNFSGGVVADASDTADMNITVTNSTITNNNDGIQISAASGDVDFDVDDNDFVGNDFLAINILKAAFSTGGTLDGYIRNNNPITIANGITADAIMAFQAGGGRLAVAITGNTINYAGTQRAILLQAGQDGNGTLQATVAGNTIDIQLDGAGNAVAGVLAQASITSPDGDGASMCLDFG, encoded by the coding sequence ATGGCCAAACATTGGATGACGAGAGTCCTGCGCAATTATCTCACAGTTCTCATCCTGCTTTTCTCCTTCTCCGCGGCATTTCAGGCTCAGCGCGTCCTCACGCCTCCCACCTCCCCCGGCCAATCGCCTTCCGAATTCCGCGCCTTCGACGACACATCGCGCCTCCCCTCCAGTCTCCGCGATACCGAACTGCTGCAAAACGGCGGCTTCGAGACCGCCGACGCGTCCGCCAGCGGCGCCGCGAACTGGACCGGCGTCTCCCTGCTCAGCCTCTCCAAGCGCGTCTGCAATCGCGTCGGCCACCCCACCAAACCCGACAAGTTCGTCGCCCATAGCGGCGAATGTGCCTTCCAGTTCTTTGCTGAGATCACTAATGTCCGGCGTGTCCTCAAGCAGGTGGCCCTGCCGATGGGTGTCGCCAATGACACCCTCACCTTAACCTACTGGGCTGAGGGCGCAGCGGTCACCGGCAGTTTCCGCGCCAAACTCATCGTCACCTACGACGACGCCACAAAAGAAAAACTCAGCCTGCCTGCCTCCTCCGGCACCTTCCCCTACGCGCAGTTCTCCGGCACCATGACCCTCGATAAGCCGGTTACCAAGACCCTCGTCAAGCTGATCGCTGGCGGCGCTGGCCGCATCTATGTCGACGACCTGAGCCTGATGCACGCGCCGTTCGAGTTTGCGCCCACCGCCAACGACGACCCGTTTGCCGTCACTCTCGGAACAATTAACACCAGCCACAACGTCGCCACCAATGACAATCTCGCCAATCCCGTCGCGACCGTCACCAGCTTCGGTAGTGGCAGCCTCGGCGGCGCGGTCACCGACAACGCGGCCGGCGCGACAGTCCTCATCCCCGGCTCTGGTGGGGTCACCGTCACCCTGGCCGCCAGCGGCGCGCTCACCGTCGACGCCACCGCGGCCACCCCCGGCGCTTACACCTTCGACTACCAGCTGACCAACAGCGCCGGTTTCGACACGGCCACCGTGACGCTCAACATACAGGAAGGCCCGGTCGCCAACGACGATACGTTCGTCATGCTGGTCGGCAGCCCGCTCGGCGGCGACCTGAACAACGCTAATGGCGGCAGCGCGGACAGCCTCGGCGTCCCGCCCGGCAGCATCAGCAGCTTTGGCGGCGGGTCGCTTGGCGGCAGCGTGACCGACAACCCCGGCGGCGCGACAGTCGCGTTGGCCGGCGGCCTGCTCACGGTTCAGACCGACGGCAATTTCGGCTTGGTCAGCACGACACAGACCGGACTCTTTACGTTCGAATACCGCCTGACCAACGCTGCCGCCTCCGACGACGCGACCGTGACCTTCGAAATCCGCAAGGCGCCGATCGCCGTCGACGATGGCAACTATACGGTAGGCACCGGCCAGACCCTGATCATTACCGCCGCCGACCCGAACGACTTGCTCGATAACGACGACCGCGGCTTCCCGCTGGCGACTCTCGCCACATTCGGCGGCGGGTCGCTCGGCGGCGCCGTGACCACTAACAGCGCTGGCGTGACCGTTCCTCTCGCGGGCGGCAGCCTGACCGTCAATGCCGACGGCAGTTTCAGTCTGTCGACCCCGACGTTGCCGGGAACCTACACCTTCGAATACCGCCTGAACAACGTGGTGTCCTTCGACGACGGTTTGGTGACGGTTCAGGTGCAGGCCTCGCCGGTCGCCCAGGACGACACCTTGATTATGCTCGCCGGCTCCACGTTCAACGGCGACCTGCTGATCGACAACGGCGCCGGCCCCGATAGTCCCGGCGTTCCGGCCTACAACAATCTCACCTTCGGCGGCGGCAATCTCGGCGGGTTCGTTACCGACAATCCGGCTGGCTCATCCGTCGCCTTCGCCGGCGGCACGCTCACCGTCAACCTCGACGGCACCGTTTCGCTGGTCAACCCGACCCTTCCTGGGCTGTACACCTTCCAGTACCGCCTCAGCAGCGCTATCCCGGCCTTTGACGACGCGACTGTCGCCTTCGAAGTCCGCAAAGCCCCGATCGCCGTCGACGACGGCACCTATACGATGGGTACCGGCCAGACTCTCACCATCACCCCCGCCGACCCGAACGATTTGCTCGACAACGACGATCGCGGTTTCCCGCTGGCGAACCTTGCCACCTTCGGCGGCGGTTCGATGGGTGGCACGGTCGCCGATAATGCCGCCGCTGCATCCGTAGTGTTTGCCGGCGGCACGCTGACCGTCAATGGCGATGGCAGCTTCACTCTGGCTGCGCCCTCGCTGCCCGGCACCTATACGTTCTTATATCGCCTGAACAACGGCGTCGGGTCCAGCGACGCCACCGTCACCATCGAAGTCCAGCAGTCCCCCGTCGCCCAGGATGACGCCTTCAGCATGCTCATCTCGGACACCCTCAACGGTGACCTGACTGCGGACAACGGAAACGGCACCGATACGCCGGGCGTTCCGGCCTTCAACAGCCTCACCTTCGGCGGCGGCGATGTTGGAGGCACAATTACCACCAACACCGCGCCGGCCAGCGTGGCGCTCGCCGGTGGCACGCTGCAAGTCAACGCTGACGGCAGCTTCTCGCTAACCAATCCGACGATGACCGGCAGCTTTACCTTCCAGTACCGCCTGAGCAACACCATCCCGGCCTTCGATGACGCGACAGTAACCATCCTCGTGGGCACCGCACCGATCGCAATGAACGACAGCATCGATGCCTTGGTCGGCTCGAATGTGAGCTACGGCGTCGGGAAGCTGTTCCAAAACAATGGCTTCGGCCCTGACCTGCTGGGCATACCGGCGGGTGACATCGTGAGCTTCGGCGCGGGCAGCATCCTCGGCTCGACTCTGGTGACCGACTTCGCGGACGGGGCCACCACCCCTGCCGGTTCGTTCGCTGGCGGCGAACTCCGCGTCAATGCCGACGGGTCGCTCACCATTTTCGACCCGACCCTGACCGGGAACTTCACCTTCCAGTATCGCCTGCAGAACGCGTTCGGTTTCGACGACGGCACCGTCACTGTCTCGGTCTATGAGGCGCCTGTCGCCCAGAACGACGTGTTCCAGTTCTTCTACACCGTCGATCAGTCCGCGCCCAACAGCCTGTTCGCCAGCAACGGTTTCGGCCCGGACAATCTCGGGTTCCCGTCCGCCACCATCGCGTTCTATGGCGCCGGGTCGCTCGGCGGCAGCGTCATCGACCACGCGGCCGGCACATCTGCCCCGCTTGCGGGCGGCATTCTGACCGTCAACGGCAACGGCTCGTGGTCGCTGACCGGCGCACTCTTTACGCCGGGACTCTACACCTTCCAGTATTTCCTGCAGAATCTCGCCAGTTCGAGCGTCGCCACCGTCACGCTCAACATCGTCCGCGCGCCCGACGCGGTCGATGACCTGGCCTTTACGGTCGCGTCCGGCGGTTCGTTCAACTTCGTCCCGCCCGACGACCTGCTCGTCAATGACGACCGCGGCTTCCCGTTGGCCGATGTCGTCAGCTACGGCGGCGGCGATGCGGGCGGCGATATCACCACTTTTGCGGCCAACACCTCGACCTCCAACTTCCCCGGCTACGCCCCCGGCAGCGGCTTCCTGCAGATCAACGGGGCAGGCACAGGCATCTTCACCCCGCCGATGCTCCCCTCGCCCTTCTGCGGCGAGTTCGACTTCGCCTACCGTCTTGCCAACAGCATCCCGGCCTCCGACGACGCCGCGGTCCGCGTCACCGTCACCTGCCTGCCGGTCGCCAACGACGACGCGTTTAACGTGCTGGTCGGCGCGCCGCTCACCGGCGACCTGAACGACGCCAACGGCGGCTCCGCCGACATCCTCGGCTTCCCGGTCGCCACCATCAGCACCTTCGGCGGCGGTTCGCTGGGTGGCACCGTGGCCGACAACGCGGCCGGCGCGTCCGTGGCCCTCGCCGGCGGTACGCTGACCGTAAACGCCGATGGCACCTTCTCGCTCAATGGCACCAGCGTCCCCGGCGACTACTCCTTCCAGTACCAGTTGAGCAGCGCCCTTCCCGCCTCCGACCTTGCCACCGTCACCATTCAGGTGCGCCAGACCCCGGTCGCGGTCGATGATCTGACCTACGCCATCGGCAGCGGCAGTACCCTGACCTTCACGCTCGCTAACGGCGTCCTGTTCAACGACACCGTCGGCTACCCGGTCGCCACGGTCGAGAGTTTCGGCGGCCTCGACGCTGGCGGCACCGTCACCACCAATCCGGCCGGCACCATGCTCACCCCGCTCGGCGGTGACGACGGTCATCTGCGCATCTTCGCCGATGGCACCGGTACTTTCGAAGCGCGCACCTCACCGGGTCGTTTCTGCGGCTCCTTCGACTTCCAGTATCGCCTCTCCAACGGCGTCTCGTTCGATGACGCTAACGTGTCTATCGCCGTTGCCTGTCCGCCCGTCGCCCGTGACGACACCTTCAACAGCGGATTTACTCCGGGCGTGAACGGCGTCGGCCTGACCGGCGACCTGAACAGCGACAACGGCCACGGCGCCGACTCCCTCAGCGCTCCTGCCGCCACCATCACCAGTTTCACGCTCGGGACGGTCGGCACTCCGGTGGCTTTCGCCGGCGGCACCATCACCGTCAATGCCGACGGCACCTTCACGCTTGTCGACGCCGATACCCCCGGTACGCACACCTTCAACTACACGTTGTCAAATCTCGCAGGGTCAAGCAGCGCTCTGGTCACCTTCGTCATCGACGCGCCGCCGCAGGTCTTCTCGACCACTCCTGCCGATGCGGCCACACTCATCCCGCGCGATACCAACATCACCATCGACTTCACCGAGCAGGTGAACATCGCGGCAGGCGGCGTGACCGTCACCTGCGGCGCGGGTGCGCTCGCCTTCGCGCCGTCCTTGCCGGTCGCGGCAACCGACCCGCTCGTGATCAACCCGGCCGCCGATCTGCCCGCCAATACCGTCTGCACGGTGACCGTACTCAGCGCCAGCGTGGCCGACAGCGACACCAACGACGCGCCAAACAATCTCGACGGCGACAACAGCGGTGTCGAAGGCGGCGACTTCGTCTTCAGCTTCCAGACTCGCCCCGAAGCCGTGGACGACACCTATAACGTCACACCGCACCTGACCTTCGACTCAACCACTCCGGCCTTCAGCGTCCGCGACAACGACATCCCGGCCAGCGTCGCCATCACCGGCTTCGGCCCGACCTCCGGCACCGCCAATGGCACCGCGGCCAACGGCACCAACTTCATCACCGCTGGCGGCGCGGGCGGTCGCGTTGTCCTCAACGCAGACGGCACCTTCCTCTTCTATCCTGACCGCCTCGACTCGAATACGGCCACCACTTTCTTCTATACCGTCACCGGCGGCGACACCGCGCAGGTCACGCTGAACATTCAGAATCAGGAATTGATCTGGTTTGTCGACAACGACGCCACCGGGACCGTCTGCCTGCCGTCGAACGCCAACCTCGGCACGCAGGCCTGCCCGGAGGACACGCTGCGCGAAATCACCGGCCACGGCCTCAGCAGCACGCCCAGCATCGACACCGCCAACGACACCATCTTCATCCGTAACGATGGCGATGACGCCCCCTATCTCTGCGGCGTTCCGCTGGAAAGCGGCGAGAAGATCATCGGCGATGGCACCAGCGTCGCGGGCGAAACCCTTGCCTCACTGTCCGGCGTTACCCCGGTCAATGGCAGCAGTCTCCCCTCGTTCAGCGGCAGCGACCCGACCTTCACCGACGGCGCCGGTTCCTGCCTGCTGATCAACGCAAACAACACCATGCGCGGCTTCACCATCGGCAGCACCGTCAGTTACGCGCTGTTTAGCAGCGTCGCCAATATCGGCACAACCTCAATCCGCGACGTCAGTATCAATGGCGCCAATGGCTTATGGATTCTGGGCAGCGCCGGCACACTAAACGCCGAATTCAATACGCTGACCTCCAATGGTTCGAACATCGCCGTGCTGAACGGCATCGGTGGCACGATCACTAATAGCCTTGCCAGTTCCATCACCACCACCACCGGCTCGATCAGCATCACCGGCAGCGATCCAAGTTGGACCTACACCGGCAATGTCACCAAGACCGGCGCTGGTCGCCTCGTCAGCATCAACGGCACCACCGGCGGCACCCTCGCCTTCCCCGGCACGCTGACTCAAGACGTGACAACGCCGACCAATGGCATCCTGATCGACAACCAGACCGGCGGCACTGTCTCGTTTGGCACAATCAACCTCGGCCAGACCAATCCGATCAGCGGCACCGGCGTAACGATCACTGATGGCAGCTCCACTTCGACCGTAAATCTCGGCACACTCAACCTTCGGCAGGTCGGCGGAGCCACTTCGGTAGTCATCACTGAATATGACGGGACTGTCACGTCGACCGCAGGCACGGTCAGCAGCACGAATATCCAGGCCATCAATATCAACGGGCCGGTAGGTCTGACCACCCTCGGCATGACACTCACCAGCGTCTCGTCCAATGGCGGCGCGAACGGCATCTCCATTCAGGACACCAACGGCAGCTTCACGGTCACAGGCAACGGAACAACTGATGCATCAGGCGGCACGATCCAGAACATCACCAATCGCGGCGGCAGTTTCATCAGCGCGACGAACATCTCGCTCTCAAATATGAACTTCATCAACGCGAATACGTTTGACAATGCGGAACCCGCCGAGCCTGCCGTCGCGCTCGGCAATAATGCGAGCGTGAACGGCGCCCTTCACTTCGCCACTGTGACAGGCGTGACTCTCGATAACCTCAATATCACCAGCAGTGTTCAGCAGGGCATCAATGGCCATACAGTGAACAACTTTACCCTGAGAAACAGCGCCCTGCTGAACCTCGGAACGGGAGCAGATGAGGACGGCCTGCACTTCTTCAATATGCTCGGCACAAATGAAATCACGAACACGACGATCACGAGCAGCGGCGACGATAACGTGAACATCCAAAACAACTCCGGCACATCGACAATCACGATTACGGGCGGTAGCTTCAATACCGGAGTGCTTGGTAGCGGGTTGTTGTTCGGTCCACGAGGCACCAATACGACCACAATCAATATCTCAGGCGTCACGTCAAACAACAATTTCAGTGGCGGGGTCGTGGCCGACGCCTCCGACACCGCCGACATGAACATCACTGTGACAAATAGTACGATCACGAACAACAACGACGGCATTCAAATCAGCGCGGCAAGCGGGGATGTCGATTTCGATGTCGATGACAACGACTTCGTCGGGAATGATTTCCTCGCAATCAATATCTTGAAGGCCGCATTCTCGACTGGAGGAACGCTCGACGGGTACATCAGAAACAATAATCCAATCACCATCGCGAATGGCATCACGGCTGATGCCATAATGGCCTTCCAGGCTGGGGGAGGACGATTGGCTGTCGCGATTACTGGAAACACGATCAACTATGCGGGAACCCAGCGAGCCATCCTCTTACAGGCAGGCCAGGACGGGAATGGCACCCTCCAGGCAACCGTGGCGGGCAACACAATCGACATCCAGCTTGACGGAGCCGGAAACGCAGTTGCGGGTGTCTTGGCACAAGCTAGCATAACGTCGCCAGATGGTGACGGAGCATCCATGTGTCTGGATTTCGGTTGA
- a CDS encoding beta-galactosidase codes for MTAFSVKDGQFWLDGQPQMIQAGEFHYFRTPADQWAHRLGLLKQAGFNAVAAYIPWLWHQPEPEVSDLDGHTHAMRNLAGFLDLATEMGLYIIARPGPYIMAETINEGIPPWVFSQFPQTAFVGQDGAIQNVASYMHPDFIRCVEGWYRAVFEVLAPRQQTRGGKIILIQLDNEMGMIQWVRNLVDINPDTLARFAAYLKETYGPGLSERYASEPLTDSLREQITQNETRYPDRVVEDYRRFYRRYLREYMTVLWEQAKTFGMEVPPVVNIHGFGNGGKTFPIGLSQLVEAMSIEGMVSATDVYPIFIGEGNFHQLVLVNEMTKALQNPQQPLFSIEFQAGGNQDFGGAQSSLNDLHSRLCISCGMRAINHYLFFDGENDPVLSPTKRHNWGHPVRKDGSLRGQYARYPKLSGVLGAYGADLVRARPKTVTRIGFVLDYYMTEVNSPLTSLATSVLTRQRDVVLFDLLARGLALTHRPFDAIELTRARLDPVETPVLWVMMEKQCNAATQQQLAEYVRRGGRLVLAGRMCEETFDRAPCAILREAVGIQGVQSDPPFTPALIRAFEHSDVPVSLMETYRGDFDEVFATSAEGRAVGFTKKVGEGTVLVFGAALSTDTLDDLDILDQMANRMGCRPLFDLSAWADVRLSEGENGSFLFVNNYQDDPLETVIAMGGVPMLGGHALTLPARSGAILPLEWRVRPGLVIHYLTSEVIEVTEEGTRLILKTAQAEFFADVSLDGYQCDAGRVVQRTGEGRVTLHGTNGVLTLTKGD; via the coding sequence ATGACTGCGTTCTCGGTTAAAGACGGCCAGTTCTGGCTCGACGGCCAGCCGCAGATGATCCAGGCGGGGGAGTTCCACTATTTCCGCACGCCGGCGGACCAGTGGGCGCACCGGCTGGGGCTGCTGAAACAGGCGGGATTCAACGCGGTGGCGGCGTATATCCCGTGGCTGTGGCACCAGCCCGAGCCAGAGGTTTCGGATCTGGACGGGCACACGCATGCGATGCGAAACCTGGCCGGTTTTCTGGATCTGGCCACCGAGATGGGGCTGTATATCATCGCGCGCCCCGGCCCGTATATCATGGCCGAGACGATCAACGAGGGCATCCCGCCGTGGGTGTTCAGCCAATTCCCTCAGACCGCGTTTGTCGGGCAGGACGGCGCAATACAGAATGTCGCCAGCTATATGCACCCCGACTTTATCCGGTGCGTCGAGGGCTGGTACCGGGCGGTGTTCGAGGTGCTGGCACCGCGCCAGCAGACTCGGGGTGGCAAGATCATCCTGATTCAATTGGATAACGAGATGGGGATGATCCAATGGGTGCGGAACCTGGTGGACATCAACCCCGACACGCTGGCACGTTTCGCGGCGTACCTGAAGGAGACATACGGCCCGGGGCTGAGCGAGCGCTATGCTAGCGAGCCGCTGACCGACAGTCTGCGCGAGCAGATCACGCAAAACGAGACGCGGTACCCGGATCGGGTGGTCGAGGATTACCGGCGGTTCTACAGACGATACCTGCGCGAGTATATGACCGTGCTGTGGGAGCAGGCCAAGACGTTTGGGATGGAAGTGCCGCCGGTCGTCAACATTCATGGCTTCGGCAACGGCGGGAAGACGTTTCCGATCGGGCTCTCGCAGCTGGTCGAGGCGATGTCGATAGAGGGAATGGTCAGCGCGACCGACGTGTATCCGATCTTCATCGGCGAGGGCAACTTCCACCAGCTTGTGCTGGTCAACGAGATGACTAAGGCGCTGCAAAACCCGCAGCAACCGCTGTTTTCGATCGAGTTCCAGGCAGGGGGAAACCAGGATTTCGGCGGCGCGCAGTCATCGCTGAACGACCTGCACAGCCGGTTGTGCATCTCGTGCGGGATGCGGGCAATCAACCACTACCTGTTCTTCGACGGTGAAAACGATCCGGTGCTGAGTCCGACCAAGCGGCATAACTGGGGGCACCCGGTCCGTAAGGACGGCAGCCTGCGCGGGCAGTATGCGCGCTACCCGAAACTGTCCGGCGTGCTGGGGGCATACGGTGCCGACCTGGTGCGGGCACGCCCGAAAACGGTGACCCGGATCGGGTTCGTGCTGGACTACTACATGACGGAAGTCAACAGCCCGCTCACGTCACTGGCGACGAGCGTGCTGACCCGCCAGCGCGATGTGGTGCTGTTCGACCTGCTGGCGCGCGGACTGGCGCTTACGCACCGCCCGTTTGATGCGATCGAGCTGACGCGCGCGCGGCTTGATCCCGTGGAAACGCCGGTGCTGTGGGTGATGATGGAGAAGCAGTGCAATGCGGCGACCCAGCAGCAGCTCGCGGAATACGTCCGGCGCGGCGGCAGACTGGTGCTGGCCGGGCGGATGTGCGAGGAGACGTTCGACCGCGCCCCATGCGCGATTTTGCGGGAGGCTGTCGGGATTCAGGGCGTGCAGAGCGATCCACCGTTCACGCCGGCACTGATCCGAGCCTTCGAGCACAGCGACGTTCCGGTCTCGTTAATGGAGACGTATCGCGGCGATTTCGACGAAGTGTTTGCGACGTCAGCGGAGGGACGCGCCGTTGGATTCACGAAAAAAGTGGGCGAGGGCACGGTGCTGGTGTTCGGCGCGGCGCTGTCCACGGATACGCTCGATGATCTGGATATTCTGGATCAGATGGCGAACCGGATGGGCTGCCGTCCGCTGTTCGACCTGAGCGCGTGGGCGGATGTGCGGCTGTCCGAGGGGGAAAACGGCAGTTTCCTGTTCGTCAACAACTACCAGGACGATCCGCTGGAGACGGTCATCGCCATGGGCGGCGTGCCGATGCTGGGCGGACATGCGCTGACGCTGCCGGCGCGGAGCGGGGCGATCCTGCCGCTGGAATGGCGGGTCAGGCCGGGGCTCGTGATCCACTACCTGACATCGGAAGTGATCGAGGTGACCGAAGAAGGGACGCGGCTGATCCTGAAGACGGCGCAAGCGGAGTTTTTCGCCGATGTGAGCCTGGACGGCTATCAATGCGATGCGGGCCGCGTTGTACAGCGGACAGGTGAAGGGCGGGTGACGCTGCACGGCACGAACGGCGTCCTCACGCTGACCAAGGGAGACTAG
- a CDS encoding LacI family DNA-binding transcriptional regulator: protein MTTIKDVAKRAGVSTTTASYVINDTGSIGEATRKRVLKAAEELNYHPNAFARNLKKSKTHTIGVFISRFGGSFYEEILEGIHRVTLDTDYELLVCPESRSARRMLLHRQVDGAIVFDSKIPDDSVLKLASRRFPIVVLDRPLQSEFILPLLLDNSQGVREAFKHLYDQGLRKMSFVAGALDSFDNSERMATFLAEAERHSLAAAVYQGNFTEISGYEAGKVVLESSDLPDAVLCSNDQMAIGFLRAMKERGLHAPGDIAVIGYDDIPLAGYMQPSVSTIGTSRNEWGATAVRQLIDFLENGTPFQPRRIPTHFLPRQSSTLAGR from the coding sequence ATGACTACGATCAAGGATGTCGCTAAACGGGCGGGGGTGAGCACCACTACGGCGTCGTACGTGATCAACGACACCGGCAGCATCGGAGAAGCTACCCGCAAACGGGTGCTGAAGGCGGCGGAGGAACTGAATTACCATCCGAACGCGTTTGCCCGGAACCTGAAGAAGAGCAAGACGCACACGATCGGGGTGTTCATCTCGCGGTTCGGCGGCTCGTTTTACGAGGAGATCCTGGAGGGGATTCACCGAGTCACGCTGGATACGGACTACGAGCTGCTGGTGTGCCCGGAGAGCCGGTCGGCGCGGCGGATGCTGCTGCACCGCCAGGTGGATGGCGCGATCGTGTTCGACTCCAAAATCCCGGACGACTCGGTGCTGAAGCTGGCGTCGCGGCGGTTTCCGATTGTGGTATTGGACCGGCCGCTGCAAAGCGAATTCATCCTGCCGCTGCTGCTCGACAATTCGCAGGGGGTGCGCGAGGCGTTCAAGCATCTGTATGACCAGGGACTGCGGAAAATGTCGTTCGTGGCCGGGGCGCTGGATTCGTTCGATAACAGCGAGCGCATGGCGACGTTCCTGGCCGAGGCGGAGCGGCACAGCCTGGCGGCGGCGGTCTACCAGGGGAATTTCACGGAGATTTCGGGGTATGAAGCCGGGAAGGTTGTCCTGGAGTCGAGCGACCTGCCGGACGCGGTGCTGTGCTCCAACGATCAAATGGCGATCGGGTTCTTACGGGCGATGAAGGAGCGGGGTCTGCATGCACCGGGGGACATTGCGGTGATCGGCTATGACGACATCCCACTGGCTGGTTATATGCAGCCGTCGGTCTCGACGATCGGCACGTCGCGCAACGAGTGGGGGGCGACGGCAGTGCGGCAGTTGATCGACTTTCTGGAGAACGGGACGCCGTTCCAGCCGCGGCGCATCCCGACGCATTTTCTGCCGCGGCAGTCGTCGACGCTGGCCGGGCGGTGA